From the genome of Hippoglossus stenolepis isolate QCI-W04-F060 chromosome 13, HSTE1.2, whole genome shotgun sequence:
CTCTACTTGTAATTTACACACAGGCAGATAGGAATAAATCAGGCAGAGGGGTTCATACAGGACGGACTCACCTCTTTGGGTGTCTTGTGGGCAGCACATAAAAAGATCCACTGCTCTGTGGCCGTCATCTGGGTGCAGGTGTCTGGGTGGCACTcgctctgcaggaggagaaacttGTATTACAACGATACTAGTCTGGACTTGTCTAGACATGATAACTTGGGGAAACAAATTCAATCTATGATGCTGTAATTTGCTGCTACAAATTTAAAAGTTGATTTTGGTAGTTTAAAGAGGTCAGGAGAAAATCTGCAGGGGATATGTTTTGTTACAACACAAGACAATTGAATATTAACTCAGGACTAAATCCTTTCAGTCAAAGCAAAAcaagtgtgtatttgtttgtttgctcactTACCTGCAGTTTTACAGCGAGTCCATTGAGCTCCAGACAAAACTGCCTGAAAAACAGGACatgacaagaaaacacaacacacaggcaTGAGGGAGTTATTCTGTCAGATTTGATTAGAAACCAGTGGCTTGTCAAAGTTTGGGATCACTTAATTACCTTCACTGAGGAGgttatgtaaaatattttgtctgtccattagttagcaggattatgcaagaCAACTGGACGGATTGGACGGACGGAACAAGACAttgaaggatgtggtatggatcaggaaagaacccattcaattatTACATATGGTATTATaagaagtgtaaaaatgtgGCTCATTATAAACCTGTAGTGGGACAGAATGGAATATGGTGGCGACCACAAGTTTAGATAATTAATgtgaaacactgctttgacctGGCGAGATAGGCCGtcaagtatttatttttggggGTATTTTAGGCCTTTACTTGTCAGGACAGGCGTGAAATGGGGGGGTGACACACAGCAAATGGTCGGGAGCTTGAGTCGGACCCGGGCCGCTGCAGAGGCATGAAGCCTGTCCTTCAAATGTTAACTAATGCAGGCTAACAAGACCATATTCAAAAAATGTACTCATAGTATTTTCTTCCCCCGCTTACCTGAGGTGTTCATACTTCCACACCCCCTCATCCTGACCCTCCGGAGGTTCCAGGATTTTGTCGATATTGGAGCAATCTGATCTAATGTTCTGCTGAATGTACTGAAACAAGAGCCATCAAACACACATTAGCAGACATCCTCGTTCAGCCACAGCTTTTAATGAGGAGATCATTGCATTCGTTTGTCAACCGGCCAAAATGAAAAACTCTGTACTAGTGTGCACTTCTTTAAAAAGAGCCAACATGACAACACACCTGTTGGACAGCGAGCGTGCTGTCCATCTCCTCAAATGATTCATCCGGCCAGTTGTAGAAGTCCTgcacagggagggaggacacGTTTAGTCTCCAGTCAAAGTGGACAAAGTGCACATTGTAGCTTGACTGGAGCAGATTACATAGCTGTTGCACAACATCGACCCACAATCAACTAAACAAACACGGACATAAAGTCGGCTTCTGACTTGTCCAGCTAAGGGGAGATTTAAGGGGAAATGACAATATCGAGCCACTGATTGAACTTATTGTATCAGTGCAGATTTAGACACGCTGCTTCAAagcttaaaacacattttcagatttatttcgTTTGTGAGAAAAACTGCCTTTTCTCTCCAAGAGACAGGATATAGATTAAAACCACCTGCATTCAAAAACACAAGTGTGAGagcttgtgttgtgttaatgtttacATTCCTCAGACTTCAGACCACGTGCAGATATAAACCAACTGGACTTGGAGACTTTAATACCAAATTAAATCACAGGTTGTCAATAAGAGAAAGTTTGATCacattaacaaaacacacacacacacacacacacacatgggggATTTCACAGCTTTTGTCGTCGACGCACAAAAGCCCAGTGAACATTAAACTATTTAATTCTGAACTAAATAACCTGGAAGAGTTTGAATAGTTTAAAATCCAGGTTCGTGTCAAAGAAACCTCCGTATGGGAAGCTAACTTCAGAGACGTTAACAAACCCGGTGTTAATTCACTAAACGACGCACAGTGAACTGTCCAGTGGAACAAACTGTCCGGAGACAGGAAAACAAGTTTAACGgggaaaatatttttataaaaaatcttttgtttttctccaatCACTCACAGCTAAGAAGCTAACTTGTCACTAGCTAGCTCGATAGCCGGGATGCGGCTTCTTCCTGCGAAGCTAACGAGCGTACGCAGCTAAATAGCAACATAGCTAACTCCGTGTGCTTTCGGGTGGTTTCCATCCACCAGCGGATCGAGCTCGTGATTAAACCCGCGACACATGAACCCGAATCGATCTGCAGGGGAGGAGGCCGAACCCGGGCTCGCTTTGGACCCGACTCCAGGAACTAGACGGAGGAGCAGCTAGCGGTTAGCGGCTAGCGGTTAGCAGCTAACCTAGCTGGACGCTTCCAGGTCCCGGCccttcctgtgtttgtctggGACCGAGGTGCGGATCAGAGACGCGCGCCGGAGAAACCCGGTTCGGGTGAAGCGGCTTCCCCGGGTCTGTGGGGCCGACAGGTCGGGAACCACGCGGGGAAGCTCCGGCGGCTGGAAACAAACCTTCGCCTTGGTTCCAGGCCGATTCCTCCTGAGAACTGCAGAACCCTCCGCCATGACCATCTCGACAGAATACCCGGATGTTCGTCAGTGGCGCTGTTGTCGTGTCGGTGATTCACTTCGTGGTAACTGTACTGTGCTGTACTTCATTTGTGTACTTATACTGCACACGAGTATTTCACTTAGTTTGTACTTGTAGTAAAGCACGACGAGGAAGATATTTTCCTTATTGAAAGGTCAGAGAGTCAAATCTACAAAGAGACAACTACAGAGACTCAAATCTACAAAATAACTACAGACTCAAATCttcaaagagacaaaacaactacagactcaaatcttcagagagaaaaaacaaccacagactCACACCCACAAAAAGACAACTACAGAGACTCAAATCTATAAGACAAAACAACTACAGAGACTCACATCCACAAAAAGACAACTACAAAGACTCAAATCTATAAGACAAAACAACCAGAGACTCACATCCACAAAAAGACAACTACAGAGAATACATCttcaaagagacaaaacaaccacagaaaatCTAatcaacaaaaagacaaaacaactaCAGAGACTCAGATCCacaaaaagactaaataacTACAGACtaaaatctgcaaaaacacaaaacatttccaTAGAGATAAAACTGATGAAAAAAGACCTcaaacaagcagagagagaaaaacattcataaaaggacacagagacaaaacttCAAAGTGAGACAAAAAGAccataaaattaataataaagacTTAAAACTACAGAGACGCAAAAATTGACTAAAGACAAGAACAGGCTGCAAAGagtcaaacacattcataaacaGTGACAGATGAAAATCAATCCACAAGTTCACTACTAAGACTTAAATCAACAAGACACACAAATTGATGACTAGAAGACAAAAGGAGACAAATCCACTACATATCGATGTCAGAGGGACACAAATAGTCTCAGACACAACTGCAAAAATACCACTTGATTCATAAAGTtcaccacaaagacacacaaaccttCAGTCAGTGGAGTCTGTGTCCAGGGGCCGTCCGTGCTTCTGTAGAGCTGTTGATCTGTTATTACATTAAGTTTACATTCGGCTGtttgaacaaagaacaaaaactcTTGCAccagttttatttatcattattttaatgTCTCTCTTCAGCGATAAaccagttttacatttttgtgaatcAATAAGAACAAAGGTCTCTCACTTTCTAATAAGTCGTGAGGTTTATGGTTCTCTtagtttgacagtttgtttcTCAGCTTCGCATCATCTATAAAACATTAGATTACACCCGTCAAAGTGAGATCAATTGTGTTTCAGCTGGAAATAAATCTCCATACTTATGTCTTGTCCTTTTCTGTTTGGTTATATAGAAGTAAATCAAAGTTCTGTCGACTGGGAAAAACCATGAGTCATAAACTACATAACAAACTTATAATTCAAGATTGTAGTGAATATTAAACAGGAGCAGCATGAAATCATGAGACAAAACGACAACAATCGACAGTTCAACTTTATTATTGTAACAAAATGAGATCATAATTATTtacaattgaaaaaaacataacaaaaagaaaagacagacacGAATGCGGCAACTGAATTTCTTCTCTCCGGGGGGGGGGATGACAGGGACTTGATGTAAAACAGACTCATTCGGTGTATTTACCGAGGATGTCTCCATCACGGAACAGGAAATAGTCCTGGAGGACAGAATAAGAAAGGGACAAATTaaaccaaagaagaagacacaACAGAAACTAATCATAACTGATCCAGTTTGAACTTCACTGCACCTTGTTGTCCAGCACGACTTTAGTTCCACCGTACTCTGGGAGGAGAACTTTCTCGCCGaccttcacacagacagactgcaTGTCtcctttctaaataaaaaagtacaaatatatcATTGTATTGTAAATGCATCAATCAAATGTATAGAacttgaaaataataaagatataGACTAAACCACGCTGGGAATTACCGGGTTGACAGCTCCAGGTCCGACGGCCAAGACGGTGGCCTGCAGCACTTTGCCTTGAGACTTCTCCGGCAGCATGATGCCGCCCTTCGTCACTGTCTCCGCAACGAGGCGCTCCACCAGCACCCGGTCGAACAAGGGCAGGAATTTTCTGAAGGcctggaaataaagaaatgagcCGATGATCATCACGTTACACTTCACCAGTGAAAGCCTTGAGATTTGATGTGACAACACAAGGTGACCACTAGGGGCGGTGTTGAGATAAATACTGGCTCTGTTACACAAAACCCACTAAAGTACAAGTtttaagtacttttacttctgGTCTGTGTAATGCAACTTTAAAATCCCACTTAACTAACTTCAAGACAGACATATTCAAAACAGGA
Proteins encoded in this window:
- the LOC118119986 gene encoding MOB-like protein phocein isoform X1 encodes the protein MVMAEGSAVLRRNRPGTKAKDFYNWPDESFEEMDSTLAVQQYIQQNIRSDCSNIDKILEPPEGQDEGVWKYEHLRQFCLELNGLAVKLQSECHPDTCTQMTATEQWIFLCAAHKTPKECPAIDYTRHTLDGAACLLNSNKYFPSRVSIKESSVAKLGSVCRRIYRIFSHAYFHHRQIFDKYENETFLCHRFTRFVMKYNLMSKDNLIVPILEEEVQNTSSAGESEA
- the LOC118119986 gene encoding MOB-like protein phocein isoform X3: MAFRKFLPLFDRVLVERLVAETVTKGGIMLPEKSQGKVLQATVLAVGPGAVNPDFYNWPDESFEEMDSTLAVQQYIQQNIRSDCSNIDKILEPPEGQDEGVWKYEHLRQFCLELNGLAVKLQSECHPDTCTQMTATEQWIFLCAAHKTPKECPAIDYTRHTLDGAACLLNSNKYFPSRVSIKESSVAKLGSVCRRIYRIFSHAYFHHRQIFDKYENETFLCHRFTRFVMKYNLMSKDNLIVPILEEEVQNTSSAGESEA
- the LOC118119986 gene encoding 10 kDa heat shock protein, mitochondrial isoform X2, giving the protein MAFRKFLPLFDRVLVERLVAETVTKGGIMLPEKSQGKVLQATVLAVGPGAVNPKGDMQSVCVKVGEKVLLPEYGGTKVVLDNKDYFLFRDGDILGKYTE